The following proteins are co-located in the Triticum aestivum cultivar Chinese Spring chromosome 1A, IWGSC CS RefSeq v2.1, whole genome shotgun sequence genome:
- the LOC123152116 gene encoding DNA replication complex GINS protein PSF1: MYARRASQLLKELDACEPGQLVVFNSDVFDQVIRECGEHNAQFQALIRKMVEQNLDIETTRNEDHYGAAIHHLSLLRNKRCLMAYMYNRAETIRSFRWKIGPVLPHEIQEKLNFSEKEYFRSHSSAIKSYISEMDIDLTVDMVPPKDPYIQVRVLEDIGEVSLGDHSVSLTKNSLHFLRRTDAEQFISQGLMEEFLE; the protein is encoded by the exons atgTACGCGAGGCGCGCGTCGCAGCTGCTGAAGGAGCTCGACGCCTGCGAGCCCGGCCAGCTCGTGGTTTTCAAC AGTGATGTATTTGATCAGGTCATTAGAGAGTGCGGTGAGCACAATGCACAGTTTCAGGCATTGATCAG AAAAATGGTGGAGCAAAACTTAGACATTGAAACAACAAGAAACGAAGACCACTATGGTGCAGCTATCCACCATCTCTCGCTGCTCCGCAACAAAAGATGCCTCATGGCTTACAT GTACAACCGAGCAGAAACTATTCGGAGTTTTAGATGGAAAATTGGTCCTGTGCTTCCTCATGAAATACAAGAAAAGctcaatttttcagagaaagagTACTTCAGAAGCCACTCTTCAGCCATTAAGTCTTATATCTCAGAGATGGATATAGATTTAACAGTG GACATGGTACCCCCCAAGGATCCTTATATCCAGGTTCGGGTGCTGGAGGACATTGGTGAAGTATCTCTTGGTGACCATTCCGTGTCATTGACAAAAAATTCACTCCATTTCCTTAGGCGCACAGATGCAGAACAATTTATATCACAG GGTCTCATGGAAGAATTTCTGGAGTAG